From Anopheles coluzzii chromosome 3, AcolN3, whole genome shotgun sequence, the proteins below share one genomic window:
- the LOC120956979 gene encoding general odorant-binding protein 99b-like, with protein MNSLLLIGGVLVVLNVQALLQFVTAADNNESVIESCSNAVQGAANDELKVHYRANEFPDDPVTHCFVRCIGLELNLYDDKYGVDLQANWENLGNSDDADEEFVAKHRACLEAKNLETIEDLCERAYSAFQCLREDYEMYQNNNNATSECI; from the exons ATGAACTCCCTTCTTCTCATCGGAGGAGTTTTGGTAGTGCTGAATGTCCAG GCGTTGTTGCAGTTCGTAACAGCGGCCGATAATAACGAGTCAGTGATTGAATCCTGCAGTAACGCTGTGCAGGGCGCCGCCAATGACGAACTAAAGGTACATTATCGGGCAAACGAGTTTCCCGATGATCCTGTGACACATTGCTTCGTGCGTTGCATCGGACTCGAGCTGAATCTCTACGACGATAAGTATGGAGTCGATTTGCAAGCAAACTGGGAAAATCTGGGGAACAGTGATGATGCGGACGAGGAGTTCGTAGCGAAGCATCGTGCCTGTCTAGAAGCTAAGAATCTGGAAACAATCGAAGATCTGTGCGAAAGAGCATACAGTGCTTTCCAATGTTTGAGGGAAGACTATGAAATGTATCAGAATAACAATAACGCCACAAGCGAATGCATATAA